A window of Pan paniscus chromosome X, NHGRI_mPanPan1-v2.0_pri, whole genome shotgun sequence genomic DNA:
GTCGGCGCCAGGAGCCCGCGCGCCTCCCGCCCCCCGGCAGCCCGCCGCCACCCACCGAACTGGCACCAGTCGGCGGGCTCCAGGGCGTCCATCACTTTGTAGAAGCGGCACATGACCCAGGGCGGCACCTCGTACAAGAAGTGCTGGGCGCCGGGGGCTGCGGGCTCCCCCGGGCCCGGCCCCCCGGCCATGGCCGCCGCCGCCGGGCCGGGACCTGCCGGGGCCTCTCAGGGCCGCGGCGGGCGCGGACCTGGGCCGGCCGGGTCCGCGGACACTGACTCACTTCCCCTTCGAGCCGGCCTCGTGCGACGCCCGGCGGGGCGGAAGGGGCGGTGCCCGGGCCCGCCGCCATCTTGCGCGCCGCGGCCGCGCGCTGGGCCACACGGGGGCGCCCCGCGCCGGGGAGGGCCCGGGTCCCGGCGGGTTCCGCGAGCGGCGATCGGCCTCCCGGGCTCGCCCGGGCGGGGCTCTGGAGGACGAACGGCGGCTCCCGGCGTTGGGGACAGAGGGCAGGGCGGAGGCCCGGGCTGCTCGGAAAGGGGCCGGGGCCGGGCCTGCCGAAAGCTCCTGGGCGGCCCTGCCGGAGCCCTGCTCTCCACTGCGGCCTGCAGGGCTGTTACCAGGAGCCCTGCCTGCCCGCCCCACGTCTAGCCCCCTGCACACGGCAGCAGCCTTGAGCCATTCAGTCTCCTTAGGTGTCCTGAAATATGCCAAGAACGCTGCCCGCCACAGCCCTTGAGTGTATGCGTTGCTGCTGCCCCAGCCCTCATTTGGCAAGGGTGAGCTCAGGCAGCTGTGGTGAAGGCTTCCTGAGCCCGCCGGCAGAGCTCCTGCCACCCCGTACCTGTCCCCTCCTGGGCATCGTCCTTGATTACTTGTCTGGACCGCCACCCCCGGTCCCCGCCCTGAGATGGGGAAGACCCCACAAGCAGCAACGCAGACTTACTCTTTTGTTTCTCCAGCTGGATGTCTCCTCCAGCGACAGTTCCCCTTGCCCTCTTGATCCTGACAGCGAAGGGGTTCCCCACCCCTAGCCCTACAGACTTAGGACTTTTCCTAGAAACGAGAAGTGCCCAAGGCCCACAGCTGGCCCCTGTTGGAGTCTCTTTCCTGAAGCCACCACCACTGTGGCCACTCCCAAGGAAGATGCCAACCATACCATGAAACCCATGGCTTCTCACGGGACAGACTTTACTGAGATGTACCAACTCAAGTATCTGAAATGACTATGCACACCCATGCTAACCTCCACGGGGGGACTTGGTCCTACTTACACACAAAGGCCCATCAGCTCACGGAACAGGGCTGGCATACGAGATGCTCAATGCATACAAGTTGACTTTTCAACCCTGGGATCTACCTTTCAAGGCCAGGCCTTCCGAGGGTACCTTCTAGCATGTGCATGTGAAGCTGGACTCCTTTGAGCAGTTGTCTCCTCCAGCCCCTTACCAACCTGGTGAGGCTGCTCCTGAGAGCCAAGGAAGCCAGTAACAAGGGGGCCCCCTTTGGGCAAACCCCTCAGCCTGCCCTTGCCTGGTCAGAGAACCAGGTTAGCAGTCAACAGAGGGCACGTGAGGGTCCTGGCCAGAATGAGACACAGGAGGAGCCACAGCCTGCGGGGGTGGGGGTGTCCAAAAGCACCACAGCACATCCAGACCTAGGGGGTGCCCCTACCATACGG
This region includes:
- the LOC134729780 gene encoding uncharacterized protein LOC134729780 encodes the protein MLFPIQPGIGAEEARRPLPLMFGREQVGVCVRPLCVAACGVFPISGRGPGVAVQTSNQGRCPGGDRYGVAGALPAGSGSLHHSCLSSPLPNEGWGSSNAYTQGLWRAAFLAYFRTPKETEWLKAAAVCRGLDVGRAGRAPGNSPAGRSGEQGSGRAAQELSAGPAPAPFRAARASALPSVPNAGSRRSSSRAPPGRAREADRRSRNPPGPGPSPARGAPVWPSARPRRARWRRARAPPLPPRRASHEAGSKGK